In Salinisphaera sp. LB1, one genomic interval encodes:
- the secG gene encoding preprotein translocase subunit SecG, translating into MVYTILVIAQVVIALALIALILLQHGKGADAGAAFGSGASGTVFGAKGSANFMSRATAGLATLFMLASLVLAYLVNGASTTGGGGSVTDQLTQGSGSKPSVVQQQTGNKAGGGQANKVQGGLSGSGSGSEAAGASKSKSKGPKIPD; encoded by the coding sequence ATGGTTTATACGATTCTGGTGATCGCGCAGGTTGTGATCGCGCTTGCGCTGATTGCGCTGATTCTGTTGCAGCACGGCAAGGGCGCTGACGCCGGCGCCGCGTTCGGCAGCGGCGCCTCGGGCACCGTGTTCGGTGCCAAGGGTTCGGCCAACTTCATGAGTCGTGCCACCGCGGGGCTGGCTACGCTGTTCATGCTGGCCAGCCTGGTCCTGGCCTATCTCGTGAACGGGGCCAGCACCACGGGCGGCGGTGGCAGTGTGACCGATCAGCTGACGCAGGGCTCAGGCAGCAAGCCATCCGTGGTCCAGCAGCAGACAGGTAACAAGGCCGGCGGCGGTCAGGCGAACAAGGTCCAGGGCGGTTTGTCCGGATCGGGTTCGGGTAGCGAGGCCGCAGGTGCGAGCAAGAGCAAGAGCAAAGGGCCGAAAATTCCCGATTAG
- the tpiA gene encoding triose-phosphate isomerase, protein MTRRKFIAGNWKMNGSAAQVDAFGRSLVEAAPSLDCHLAVCVPFVYLERLARALEPSHVAAGAQDLSSELEPGAFTGEIHGAMLAECGARYVVVGHSERRELFGESDDVVVAKAEAAVAAGLTPIVCVGESLEQREADDTESVLARQIDALTGRCQRRTLEAMVLAYEPIWAIGTGRSASPEQAQSVHAFLRSQIANWDATIANSLPILYGGSVKPDNAVALFAGADVDGALVGGASLKADSFVDIARAIV, encoded by the coding sequence ATGACACGTCGTAAATTCATCGCCGGCAATTGGAAGATGAACGGCAGCGCGGCGCAGGTTGACGCCTTCGGCCGTTCCCTGGTCGAGGCCGCGCCCTCCCTTGATTGCCATCTCGCCGTGTGCGTGCCCTTCGTCTACCTGGAACGCCTCGCGCGGGCGCTGGAGCCGAGCCATGTGGCGGCCGGCGCGCAGGACCTGTCCAGCGAGCTCGAACCCGGCGCCTTCACCGGCGAAATCCACGGCGCGATGCTGGCCGAGTGCGGCGCGCGTTATGTCGTGGTCGGCCACTCCGAGCGGCGCGAGCTGTTTGGCGAGAGCGACGACGTCGTGGTGGCCAAGGCCGAAGCGGCGGTCGCCGCGGGCCTGACCCCGATCGTGTGTGTGGGCGAATCGCTCGAGCAGCGCGAGGCCGATGACACGGAGAGCGTGCTTGCGCGCCAGATCGACGCGCTGACCGGCCGTTGCCAGCGTCGGACCCTGGAGGCCATGGTGCTGGCCTATGAACCGATCTGGGCCATCGGCACCGGGCGTTCGGCCTCGCCGGAACAGGCGCAGTCCGTTCATGCGTTTTTACGGTCCCAAATCGCGAACTGGGATGCTACAATAGCCAACTCGCTGCCGATCCTTTACGGCGGCAGCGTAAAACCGGATAATGCGGTGGCGCTTTTCGCTGGCGCGGACGTCGACGGGGCACTCGTCGGCGGGGCGTCGCTCAAAGCGGACTCATTCGTCGACATCGCGCGCGCTATTGTCTAG
- the nusA gene encoding transcription termination factor NusA: MNKNVLLVAEAVSNEKGVDREIIFEAIEAALASATRKKHGGEIAVRVEVDRKTGDYKTFRRWQVIDPGAEGEDGEPVFIEAPDREISLETARETHPEVEVGDYIEEPMESVEFGRIAAQAAKQVIVQKVREAERAQIVDAYRHRVGELITGLVKRMERGSVILDLGGNAEAIIPRDQMIPREPMRPGDRVRGYLYDVRPEQRGPQLFVSRSKPEFLIELFKLEVPEVGQGLIELRGASRDPGLRAKIAVQAKDRRIDPVGACVGMRGSRVQSVSNELAGERIDIIMWNENPAQFVINAMAPADVESIVLDEDSGSMDLAVAEDSLAKAIGRGGQNIRLASELTGWKLNVMTLEDADAKSEAEGEQLQVMFREQLDVDDEVAVILVQEGFTSTEEIAYVPEAELLEIEEFDEDIVEELRSRARDYLLSKAISSAEGGDAEYEPDLLEVDGVDEQFAGQLAAAGVASRDELAELGADELMELVEIDEKAAGELIMAARAHWFADEQASAE; the protein is encoded by the coding sequence ATGAATAAAAATGTCCTTTTAGTCGCCGAAGCGGTATCGAACGAGAAAGGCGTCGATCGCGAGATCATCTTCGAGGCGATCGAGGCCGCGCTGGCGTCAGCGACCCGCAAGAAGCATGGCGGGGAGATCGCGGTGCGTGTCGAAGTCGACCGCAAGACCGGCGATTACAAGACGTTTCGTCGCTGGCAGGTGATCGATCCCGGTGCCGAGGGCGAGGATGGCGAGCCGGTGTTCATTGAAGCCCCGGATCGCGAGATTTCACTCGAGACCGCGCGCGAAACGCATCCCGAAGTCGAGGTCGGCGATTACATCGAGGAACCGATGGAGTCGGTCGAGTTCGGCCGTATCGCGGCGCAGGCGGCCAAGCAGGTTATCGTGCAGAAAGTGCGCGAGGCCGAGCGAGCGCAGATCGTGGACGCCTACAGGCACCGTGTCGGTGAGTTGATCACGGGGCTGGTCAAGCGCATGGAGCGCGGTTCGGTGATTCTCGACCTGGGCGGTAACGCCGAGGCGATCATCCCGCGCGATCAGATGATCCCGCGCGAGCCGATGCGCCCGGGCGACCGTGTCCGCGGTTATCTGTATGATGTGCGTCCCGAACAGCGTGGTCCGCAGCTGTTCGTGTCCCGCAGCAAGCCGGAGTTTCTCATCGAACTGTTCAAGCTCGAGGTGCCGGAAGTCGGTCAGGGCCTGATCGAGCTGCGCGGGGCCTCGCGCGATCCGGGCCTGCGTGCCAAGATCGCGGTGCAGGCCAAGGATCGCCGGATCGACCCGGTCGGCGCCTGCGTCGGCATGCGCGGCTCACGGGTGCAAAGCGTGTCCAACGAGCTTGCCGGCGAACGCATTGATATCATCATGTGGAATGAGAATCCGGCACAATTCGTGATCAATGCCATGGCGCCGGCGGATGTCGAATCCATCGTTCTTGACGAGGATTCGGGTAGTATGGACCTGGCGGTCGCTGAGGATTCCCTGGCCAAGGCGATTGGCCGCGGTGGTCAGAATATTCGTCTGGCCTCCGAGCTGACGGGGTGGAAGCTCAACGTCATGACGCTCGAGGACGCGGACGCGAAGAGCGAGGCCGAAGGTGAACAGCTTCAGGTCATGTTTCGCGAACAACTCGATGTCGATGACGAGGTCGCAGTTATCCTCGTTCAGGAAGGTTTCACCTCGACTGAGGAAATCGCCTACGTGCCCGAGGCTGAATTGCTCGAGATCGAGGAATTCGACGAAGATATCGTCGAGGAGTTGCGCAGTCGCGCACGCGATTACCTGCTGTCCAAGGCGATCTCGAGCGCCGAAGGCGGCGACGCGGAATATGAGCCGGATCTGCTCGAAGTCGACGGTGTCGACGAACAGTTCGCGGGCCAGCTGGCGGCAGCCGGCGTGGCCTCGCGCGACGAGCTGGCCGAACTCGGCGCCGACGAGCTCATGGAGCTGGTCGAGATCGACGAGAAGGCCGCCGGCGAGCTGATCATGGCCGCCCGGGCGCACTGGTTTGCCGATGAGCAGGCCAGCGCAGAATAA
- the infB gene encoding translation initiation factor IF-2 has translation MAQTTVKQLASEVGIPVERLVSRLAEAGVSASTADDQISDDDKLKLLRHLRSADTGRSGGKLGTKRSGVSSRRRSTSELKVNTGRGGSSGRTVSVEVRKRRTFANRGQESADDKSESEASAQPAQSQELDQAAEQARVEAEAAERAQREERERKEAEDRARREEEERQRAEAEAKRQAQIQARKDAEAQASREAMERERARLGVRVDAARSRAQENLRRAAESHGRTEEDVARERERARGAESTAGAGAAAKAPAGDNKPRKELHVAEGKQGRRKDKKKRGGGRRQKNVNVATEHTFERPTAPVVRDIEIPETITVADLAQKMAVKGGEVLKRMMRLGVMATINQTVDQETAHIIVEEMGHNPKPVHSETAEEALAQEVRAEEEQVEGVPRAPVVTIMGHVDHGKTSLLDYIRRTKVQAGEAGGITQHIGAYHVQHDKGAITFIDTPGHAAFTRMRARGAEITDIAILIVAADDGVMPQTRESIQHARAAGVPIVVAVTKMDVSGADMDKVKSGLSAEDIIPEDWGGDVQVVPVSSKTGEGIDDLLDAVLLQAEVSEFKAPIDVAARGVVIESSLEKGRGPVATILVKAGKLKRGDSILAGPHYGRVRAMFNELGEQVKEAGPSIPVEVLGLSGTPEAGDDAFVVANEKKAREIAAQREEHQRESKLAQQQAARLEEVFSAIGDDGPTETKDLNLLIKGDVQGSVEALVESLRKIPSEEVKIRIISSGVGGISESDVELALASQAIIIGFNVRADNQARKTIAEAGVDVRYYSVIYEAIQDVTDAVSGLLGTELREEIIGLAEVRDVFRSSKLGAIAGCVVADGAVVRGQPIRVLRDNVVIYEGELESLRRHKDAVDRVPAGTECGIGVKNYNDIKPGDQIEVYERTEVQRKVADSETA, from the coding sequence ATGGCGCAAACGACAGTCAAACAGCTGGCATCGGAAGTCGGTATTCCGGTGGAGCGACTTGTCTCGCGCTTGGCCGAGGCGGGCGTATCCGCTTCCACGGCCGACGATCAGATCAGCGACGACGATAAACTCAAGCTGTTGCGTCACTTGCGCTCGGCGGACACAGGCCGCTCGGGCGGAAAGCTCGGTACCAAGCGGTCCGGCGTGTCGTCGCGCCGACGTTCAACGTCGGAGCTCAAGGTCAACACCGGGCGTGGTGGATCGTCGGGCCGTACGGTCAGTGTCGAGGTGCGCAAGCGGCGCACGTTCGCGAACCGCGGTCAGGAATCCGCGGACGACAAGTCGGAGAGCGAGGCGAGCGCGCAGCCGGCGCAGAGCCAGGAGCTCGACCAGGCCGCCGAGCAGGCGCGCGTCGAGGCGGAGGCCGCCGAGCGCGCGCAGCGCGAGGAGCGCGAGCGCAAGGAGGCCGAGGATCGTGCCCGGCGCGAGGAGGAAGAGCGCCAGCGCGCCGAAGCCGAGGCCAAGCGTCAGGCCCAGATCCAGGCGCGAAAGGATGCCGAGGCCCAGGCCAGTCGCGAGGCGATGGAGCGTGAGCGCGCCCGTCTCGGGGTTCGGGTCGACGCCGCGCGCTCGCGTGCGCAGGAAAACCTGCGGCGCGCAGCCGAAAGCCACGGTCGCACGGAAGAGGATGTGGCGCGTGAGCGCGAGCGTGCCCGCGGCGCTGAAAGCACAGCCGGCGCGGGTGCCGCCGCCAAGGCGCCTGCCGGTGACAACAAGCCGCGCAAGGAACTGCATGTCGCCGAAGGCAAGCAGGGCCGGCGCAAGGACAAGAAGAAGCGGGGCGGCGGTCGGCGTCAGAAGAACGTCAACGTGGCCACCGAGCATACCTTCGAACGCCCGACAGCCCCGGTTGTGCGCGACATCGAGATTCCCGAGACCATCACCGTGGCCGATCTGGCGCAGAAGATGGCAGTCAAGGGCGGTGAAGTGCTCAAGCGCATGATGCGCCTCGGTGTGATGGCGACCATCAACCAGACGGTTGATCAGGAAACCGCGCATATCATCGTCGAGGAAATGGGCCACAACCCGAAGCCCGTGCATTCGGAAACCGCCGAAGAGGCGCTGGCCCAGGAAGTGCGGGCCGAGGAAGAGCAGGTCGAGGGCGTGCCCCGGGCGCCGGTGGTGACCATCATGGGCCACGTCGACCACGGCAAGACCTCGCTGCTGGACTACATCCGCCGCACCAAGGTGCAGGCGGGCGAGGCCGGTGGTATTACCCAGCATATCGGCGCCTACCACGTGCAGCACGACAAGGGCGCGATCACGTTCATCGACACCCCGGGCCACGCGGCGTTCACGCGCATGCGGGCACGCGGTGCCGAGATCACCGATATCGCAATACTGATCGTGGCCGCGGATGACGGCGTCATGCCGCAGACCCGGGAATCGATCCAGCATGCGCGCGCCGCCGGCGTGCCCATCGTGGTCGCCGTGACCAAGATGGATGTCAGTGGCGCCGACATGGACAAGGTCAAGTCGGGCCTGTCGGCCGAGGACATCATTCCCGAGGACTGGGGCGGCGACGTGCAGGTAGTGCCGGTGTCGTCCAAGACCGGCGAAGGCATCGACGACCTGCTGGACGCGGTGCTGTTGCAGGCCGAGGTTTCCGAGTTCAAGGCGCCGATCGATGTCGCCGCGCGCGGCGTGGTAATCGAATCCAGCCTGGAGAAGGGCCGCGGCCCGGTGGCGACCATTCTGGTCAAGGCCGGCAAGCTCAAGCGCGGCGACAGTATTCTCGCGGGGCCGCATTACGGTCGCGTCCGGGCGATGTTCAACGAGCTCGGCGAGCAGGTGAAGGAGGCTGGCCCGTCGATACCGGTCGAGGTGCTGGGTTTGTCGGGCACCCCGGAAGCCGGCGACGATGCTTTCGTGGTGGCGAACGAGAAGAAGGCGCGTGAAATCGCCGCCCAGCGCGAGGAGCATCAGCGCGAGTCGAAGCTGGCCCAGCAACAGGCGGCACGGCTCGAGGAGGTGTTCTCCGCGATTGGCGACGACGGCCCGACTGAAACCAAGGATCTCAACCTGCTCATCAAGGGCGACGTGCAGGGCAGCGTGGAAGCGCTGGTCGAATCGCTGCGCAAGATCCCGAGCGAAGAGGTCAAGATCCGGATCATTTCGAGTGGTGTCGGCGGTATCAGCGAATCCGACGTCGAACTCGCGCTGGCTTCACAGGCGATCATCATCGGTTTCAACGTGCGTGCCGATAACCAGGCGCGCAAGACGATCGCGGAAGCCGGTGTCGATGTGCGCTACTACAGCGTGATCTATGAGGCGATCCAGGACGTCACCGATGCGGTGAGCGGTCTGCTGGGCACCGAGCTGCGCGAAGAAATCATCGGCCTGGCCGAGGTGCGCGATGTGTTCCGCTCCTCCAAGCTCGGCGCGATCGCGGGTTGCGTGGTCGCCGACGGTGCGGTGGTGCGGGGTCAGCCGATCCGCGTGCTGCGCGACAACGTGGTGATCTACGAGGGCGAACTGGAATCGCTGCGGCGCCACAAGGACGCGGTGGATCGCGTGCCGGCCGGCACCGAATGCGGCATCGGCGTGAAGAACTACAACGACATCAAGCCGGGCGATCAGATCGAGGTGTATGAGCGCACCGAGGTTCAGCGCAAGGTCGCCGACTCAGAGACCGCCTGA
- the glmM gene encoding phosphoglucosamine mutase, producing the protein MGRKYFGTDGIRGEVGEAPMTPDFALRLGWAAGRVLLRRLNERGSDAVRGARPCVVIGKDTRLSGYMFESALEAGFASAGVDVLLVGPLATPGIAYLARTFRALAGVVISASHNPFADNGVKFFSHHGQKLDDALEIEIETELDQPLACVASGQLGRARRVESASGRYIEFCKSTARLANGGLRGLTLVVDCANGAAYQTAPEVFRELGATVHAIGNNPDGLNINQDCGSTHPDHVADAVQRLGADAGVALDGDGDRCIMVDENGTVVDGDQLLYVIADERQRAGELRGPVVGTLMSNLGLALALEARGIEFERAQVGDRYVFERLLARGGTVGGESSGHLICLDRATTGDGTVSALQVLAAMCDRHQRLSHLVAPVEKCPQTLINVRVGRGTADALMADACVMRAVSDVETALGGDGRVLLRPSGTEPLLRVMVEGRDGEAVARHAKCLADVVDQRAAV; encoded by the coding sequence GTGGGTCGGAAATACTTTGGAACCGATGGAATCCGGGGCGAGGTCGGGGAAGCGCCGATGACGCCGGATTTCGCGTTGCGACTGGGCTGGGCCGCGGGGCGCGTGCTGCTGCGGCGTCTGAACGAGCGCGGCAGCGATGCAGTGCGCGGCGCGCGCCCGTGCGTGGTCATCGGCAAGGACACGCGCCTGTCCGGCTATATGTTCGAATCCGCGCTCGAGGCCGGTTTCGCCTCCGCCGGCGTCGACGTATTGCTGGTCGGCCCGCTGGCGACGCCTGGCATCGCCTATCTGGCGCGGACGTTTCGCGCGCTGGCCGGCGTGGTAATCAGCGCCTCGCACAATCCTTTCGCCGACAACGGCGTGAAGTTTTTCTCGCACCATGGCCAGAAGCTGGACGATGCGCTCGAGATCGAGATCGAAACCGAGCTCGACCAGCCGCTGGCCTGCGTGGCCTCGGGCCAGTTGGGCCGCGCGCGCCGCGTGGAAAGCGCCTCGGGCCGCTACATCGAGTTCTGCAAATCCACCGCGCGCCTGGCCAATGGCGGCCTGCGCGGCCTGACGCTCGTGGTCGACTGCGCCAATGGGGCGGCCTACCAGACGGCGCCGGAAGTGTTTCGCGAGCTGGGTGCCACCGTGCATGCGATCGGCAACAACCCGGATGGCCTGAATATCAATCAGGACTGCGGATCGACCCATCCCGATCATGTTGCAGACGCCGTGCAGCGGCTCGGCGCCGATGCCGGTGTCGCCCTCGACGGCGATGGCGACCGCTGCATCATGGTCGACGAGAATGGCACGGTCGTCGACGGTGATCAGTTGCTCTACGTGATTGCCGACGAGCGCCAGCGGGCCGGAGAGTTGCGCGGGCCGGTGGTGGGCACGCTCATGAGCAACCTCGGCCTGGCGCTGGCCCTCGAAGCGCGCGGTATCGAGTTCGAGCGTGCGCAGGTCGGCGATCGCTATGTCTTCGAGCGGCTGCTGGCCCGCGGCGGCACCGTGGGCGGGGAATCCTCCGGCCATTTGATCTGCCTGGATCGAGCGACCACTGGCGACGGTACCGTGTCGGCGCTGCAGGTGCTGGCCGCCATGTGTGATCGACACCAGCGCCTGTCGCACCTGGTCGCCCCGGTCGAGAAGTGTCCGCAAACGCTCATCAATGTGCGCGTCGGGCGCGGCACGGCCGACGCGCTGATGGCTGACGCGTGCGTGATGCGGGCGGTGAGCGACGTCGAGACTGCACTCGGCGGCGACGGGCGCGTATTATTACGACCCTCGGGCACCGAGCCGCTGTTGCGGGTGATGGTCGAGGGGCGGGACGGCGAAGCGGTCGCGCGCCATGCCAAATGCCTGGCCGATGTGGTCGATCAGCGAGCCGCGGTCTGA
- the rbfA gene encoding 30S ribosome-binding factor RbfA: protein MGREFSRHQRVREELKRELGVLIATQVKDPRVTFVTITDVEVSPDLKYAKVFVSNFDVTAPAEKSAEAIAGLRAARGFLKKHLGQRLRLRVMPDLRFIEDATEREAQRLDQIISGAVREDRDNAESTAREDDTADPDRGAS from the coding sequence ATGGGACGCGAATTCTCACGTCATCAGCGGGTCCGTGAGGAGCTCAAGCGCGAGCTGGGGGTCCTCATCGCCACGCAGGTCAAGGATCCCCGGGTGACGTTCGTCACGATCACCGATGTCGAGGTGTCCCCGGATCTGAAATACGCGAAGGTGTTTGTCAGCAACTTCGACGTGACCGCCCCCGCCGAGAAATCGGCGGAGGCGATCGCGGGGCTGCGGGCGGCCCGGGGTTTTCTCAAAAAGCATCTCGGCCAGCGCCTGCGGTTGCGGGTGATGCCGGATCTGCGCTTCATCGAGGATGCAACCGAGCGGGAAGCCCAGCGTCTGGACCAGATCATCTCCGGCGCGGTGCGCGAAGACCGTGACAACGCCGAGTCCACCGCCCGCGAGGACGATACGGCGGACCCGGATCGTGGCGCGTCGTAA
- the ftsH gene encoding ATP-dependent zinc metalloprotease FtsH, whose product MNELAKNLLLWVVIALVLMSVFSSFAPSGSTGSSMAYSDFLTKVKNDNVSQVHIEDHHISGQLSSGQKFHTYSPETDNKAMIGTLLDHHVEITGEPPNQGSFLKQILISWFPFLLLIGVWIYFMRQMQGGGKGGGAMSFGKSKAKMMAADQVKLTFADVAGVEEAKSEVQELVEFLSDPSKFQRVGGKIPRGVLMVGSPGTGKTLLAKAIAGEAGVPFFSISGSDFVEMFVGVGASRVRDMFEQAKKQAPCIIFIDEIDAVGRQRGAGLGGGHDEREQTLNQLLVEMDGFEGSEGVIVIAATNRPDVLDPALLRPGRFDRQVVVPLPDVRGREQILKVHMKNVPVHENVKPSILARGCPGFSGADLANLVNEAALFAARANKSEVTQDDFERAKDKIMMGAERKSMIMNEDDKRMTAYHEAGHAIIGLSVPQHDPVHKVTIVPRGRALGVTMFLPEEDRYSYSKQRLNSQICSLYGGRLAEEIIYGKDMVTTGASNDIERVTEIARNMVTKWGLSERMGPIAYNTEDSEPFLGKAAAQGGGISDETVHAIDEEIRSIIDGCYERARQILEDNMDKLHLMADALMKYETIDRKQIDEIMQGHEPGPPESWTDSDPSGPGNGGSGASVGRGESAGESDTGGKRGGDSVPSPAHNRQS is encoded by the coding sequence TTGAACGAACTTGCGAAGAATCTGCTGCTCTGGGTGGTGATCGCGCTCGTATTGATGAGCGTGTTTTCCAGCTTCGCGCCCTCGGGCTCGACTGGCTCGAGCATGGCGTATTCCGACTTTCTGACGAAGGTCAAGAACGACAATGTATCCCAGGTGCACATCGAGGATCACCACATCTCGGGGCAGCTGAGTTCCGGGCAGAAATTCCATACCTACAGCCCGGAAACCGATAACAAGGCCATGATCGGTACGCTGCTCGATCACCATGTCGAGATCACTGGCGAGCCGCCGAATCAGGGATCGTTTCTCAAGCAGATCCTGATCTCCTGGTTCCCGTTCCTGCTGTTGATCGGTGTCTGGATCTACTTCATGCGCCAGATGCAGGGCGGCGGCAAGGGCGGCGGCGCCATGTCGTTCGGCAAGTCCAAGGCCAAGATGATGGCCGCCGACCAGGTCAAGCTGACGTTCGCGGATGTGGCCGGCGTCGAGGAAGCCAAGTCCGAGGTCCAGGAGTTGGTCGAGTTCCTGTCCGATCCATCCAAGTTCCAGCGCGTGGGCGGCAAGATTCCGCGTGGCGTGCTCATGGTGGGTTCGCCGGGGACCGGCAAGACGCTGCTCGCCAAGGCGATCGCCGGCGAGGCCGGGGTGCCGTTCTTCTCGATTTCGGGTTCCGATTTCGTCGAAATGTTCGTCGGCGTGGGCGCATCGCGTGTCCGCGACATGTTCGAGCAGGCCAAGAAACAGGCACCGTGCATCATCTTCATCGACGAGATCGATGCGGTCGGCCGTCAGCGCGGTGCCGGTCTCGGCGGCGGGCATGATGAGCGCGAGCAGACGCTGAACCAGCTGCTGGTCGAGATGGACGGCTTCGAGGGCAGTGAGGGCGTGATCGTGATCGCCGCCACCAACCGCCCGGACGTGCTCGATCCGGCGCTGCTGCGCCCGGGCCGCTTCGACCGCCAGGTCGTGGTGCCGCTGCCGGACGTGCGCGGTCGCGAACAGATTCTGAAAGTGCACATGAAGAATGTGCCGGTGCATGAAAACGTCAAGCCGAGCATCCTGGCGCGCGGCTGTCCGGGCTTTTCCGGTGCGGATCTGGCCAACCTCGTCAACGAGGCGGCCCTGTTCGCCGCGCGTGCCAACAAGAGCGAGGTCACGCAGGACGACTTCGAGCGCGCCAAGGACAAGATCATGATGGGCGCCGAGCGCAAGTCCATGATCATGAATGAGGACGACAAGCGGATGACGGCCTATCACGAGGCCGGCCATGCGATTATCGGCTTGTCCGTGCCGCAGCACGATCCGGTGCACAAGGTCACCATCGTGCCGCGCGGGCGTGCCCTGGGCGTGACCATGTTCCTGCCCGAGGAAGACCGCTACAGCTACTCGAAGCAGCGGCTCAACAGCCAGATCTGCTCGCTATACGGCGGCCGTCTGGCCGAAGAGATCATCTATGGCAAGGACATGGTGACGACCGGTGCCTCCAACGACATCGAGCGCGTGACCGAGATCGCCCGCAACATGGTCACCAAGTGGGGGCTGTCCGAGCGCATGGGGCCGATTGCGTACAACACCGAGGATAGCGAGCCCTTCCTCGGCAAGGCCGCGGCCCAGGGCGGCGGCATTTCCGACGAGACAGTGCATGCCATCGACGAGGAGATTCGCTCGATCATCGATGGATGCTACGAGCGGGCGCGGCAGATCCTCGAAGACAACATGGACAAGCTGCACCTCATGGCCGATGCGCTCATGAAATACGAGACCATCGACCGCAAGCAGATCGACGAGATCATGCAGGGCCACGAGCCCGGCCCGCCGGAAAGCTGGACCGACTCCGATCCGTCTGGCCCGGGCAACGGTGGCTCCGGTGCGAGTGTCGGCCGCGGCGAGAGCGCCGGCGAGTCGGATACCGGCGGCAAGCGGGGCGGCGACAGCGTTCCCAGCCCGGCGCATAACCGGCAGTCGTAG
- the folP gene encoding dihydropteroate synthase — translation MNTNGHQAPVAVLAGANRRVSLAEPAVMGVLNVTPDSFSDGGHYVTVESAVRHALAMIGRGAAIIDIGGESTRPGAAPVSPAAECDRVLPVVEALRAESDVFISVDTSSPEVIRAACTAGADMINDIRGLTRPGALEAATAADAAVCVMHMQGEPESMQSAPVYTDVVAEVRGFLQDRVAACRAAGLAPARIVVDPGFGFGKTLAHNLALLRAIGELDVAGRPVLMGVSRKSMFARLFERDDMPSRINASLGAAFWATLQGVGIIRCHDVRETAQMVCLARHLMPG, via the coding sequence ATGAATACAAACGGCCACCAGGCGCCGGTCGCTGTACTCGCCGGTGCGAATCGCCGTGTGTCGCTGGCCGAACCCGCCGTGATGGGGGTGCTTAACGTCACGCCCGACTCGTTTTCCGATGGCGGGCATTACGTCACCGTGGAATCGGCGGTCCGGCACGCGCTCGCGATGATCGGGCGGGGGGCGGCCATCATCGATATCGGCGGCGAATCGACCCGCCCCGGCGCCGCGCCGGTATCGCCGGCGGCCGAATGCGATCGCGTGCTGCCGGTAGTCGAGGCGCTCCGCGCGGAAAGCGACGTCTTCATCTCCGTGGACACAAGCAGCCCCGAGGTCATCAGGGCCGCGTGCACGGCGGGCGCCGACATGATCAACGACATCCGTGGCCTGACGCGCCCCGGCGCGCTCGAGGCCGCGACCGCGGCCGATGCGGCGGTCTGTGTCATGCACATGCAGGGCGAGCCGGAGAGCATGCAATCCGCACCGGTTTATACCGACGTGGTGGCTGAAGTACGCGGCTTCCTGCAGGATCGCGTTGCCGCCTGTCGTGCGGCCGGCCTCGCCCCTGCGCGCATCGTGGTCGATCCGGGCTTCGGGTTCGGCAAGACGCTGGCGCACAACCTGGCGCTCCTGCGCGCCATCGGCGAACTTGATGTTGCCGGGCGGCCGGTGTTGATGGGCGTATCGCGCAAATCGATGTTCGCGCGGCTGTTCGAGCGTGACGACATGCCGTCGCGCATCAATGCCAGCCTCGGCGCGGCGTTCTGGGCCACGCTTCAGGGCGTGGGTATCATACGCTGTCACGATGTGCGCGAGACGGCGCAGATGGTGTGTCTTGCGCGGCACTTGATGCCGGGCTAG
- the rimP gene encoding ribosome maturation factor RimP, with product MPHRLHKLLEPVVTDMGYELWHLESVGAGANAVVRLYIDSPDGIGIEDCEAVSHEVSAALDVADGEGGASYQLEVSSPGLDRPLASAAHFQRFVGERARVQMFAPVSGQRKFKGRIHAVKGEVVELACDDATYDLPLGDMAKARLEPVFDNDE from the coding sequence ATGCCGCACCGCCTGCACAAGCTGCTCGAACCTGTCGTGACCGATATGGGCTACGAGTTGTGGCACCTGGAATCGGTGGGCGCCGGCGCGAACGCGGTGGTGCGCCTGTATATCGATTCGCCCGACGGAATCGGCATTGAAGATTGCGAAGCGGTCAGCCATGAGGTGAGCGCGGCGCTGGATGTGGCCGACGGCGAGGGCGGCGCGAGTTACCAGCTCGAAGTGTCTTCGCCGGGTCTGGACCGGCCGCTCGCCAGCGCGGCGCATTTTCAACGCTTTGTCGGCGAGCGCGCGCGCGTGCAGATGTTTGCGCCGGTGTCGGGTCAGCGGAAGTTCAAGGGTCGAATTCATGCCGTGAAGGGTGAGGTGGTTGAGTTGGCGTGTGATGACGCCACATACGATCTGCCTTTGGGCGATATGGCCAAAGCGCGACTGGAGCCGGTATTCGACAACGACGAGTGA